Below is a window of Hydrogenimonas sp. DNA.
TGAGGTTCGCGCCGCCAGAAGAGAGTTCAAAAACGGGGCTATAACGGAAGAGCAGTATCTGGAGAAGATGAAAGGCTTCATCGAAGAGTGTGTAAGGTTTCAGGAGGAGATCGGCCTGGAGGTGCTGGTTCACGGCGAGTTCGAGCGAAACGATATGGTCGAGTATTTCGGAGAGCAGCTCAACGGGATCGCCTTCAGTGAGAACGGATGGGTACAGAGCTATGGAAGCAGGTGCGTCAAGCCCCCCATCATATACGGAGATGTGAGTCGTCCGAAGCCTATGACGCTCTTTTGGAGCAGCTTCGCCCAGAGTCTGACCGACAGACCGATGAAGGGTATGCTTACCGGGCCGGTCACGATACTGAACTGGTCCTTCGTGCGTGACGATCAGCCCAGAAGCGAGACCTGTTACCAGATCGCACTTGCCGTAAGAGACGAGGTGGATGATCTGCAGAAAGCCGGAATAGGGATGATACAGGTGGATGAGGCAGCCTTCAAAGAGGGGTATCCGCTCAGAAGAAGCGACAGACCGGAGTATGAGAAGTTCGCACTCGAGAGTTTCTGGATCTCTACAGGTGTCGCAGATCCGGAGACACAGATACATACGCATATGTGTTACAGCGACTTCAACGATATTATAGATACTATCGAAGCAATGGACGCCGATGTGATCTCCATAGAGACAGCCAGAAGCGGAAACACTCTGCTGAAGGTATTCAGGGAGCACTCATATGAGAAAGAGGTCGGACCGGGAGTCTATGATATACACTCGCCGCGTATTCCGAGTGTAGAGGAGATCGAGAAGCAGATAAGGCTGCTGCTGGATGTTCTTCCGGCAAGGCAGCTCTGGATAAACCCCGACTGCGGTCTCAAAACCAGAAGATGGGAAGAGGTGAAGCCCAGCCTTGAAAATATGGTCACAGCGGCCAAAAGGGTACGCGCATCTTTATGATGCGCTACCCTCTCATCAACTTTAGTGCTTCATCGAACGCATTGACCTTCTTCATCGCTTCTAGCGAAAGAAGGTTGATATCTTTCGTGCTCAGATTATATTTTTTGAGCATATTCTCTATCTTTACGATATCGTTGTTTTCTATCGTTCTGACCATATTCAGAAGGGTACCGTAGAGGTTGTTCCCCTCGAACAGGGCATCTTCAATCTCTTCGGAGACATGAAGATGCCTGAGTATCTCTCTGGGCGGCCGGTGGAAAATGAGGTGTATCAAAGAGAGCATTCCGACCAGGTATGCTGTTTCGTGCTCGGACTTGGATGCGTTCGGTTTTATGAGATTCAGCAGTCCTACCATAAGCTCCGTTCTGTTTATGACCATAAGCACAAGCGGATGGTTCCCGTTTTGCGCCTGGCTCTCTTTGGCGAAGAGCATCACCAGAAGCCATTGGGAGAGCTGGTTGCGGCCCAGAAGAGTTATGAGGTGCCTTATGGAGGTTACCGTCTGGCGCAGAGAGAAGAAGGGTGAGTTTATGAAGCGTAGAAGCTGAAGCGTGATGGCGTGTTCACGTTCGAAAGCAGCCACCAGTTCATCGGTGGATGCGTTATTGCGTATCAGGTTCCAGAGCATCAGGATAGAGCCCGTCTCCGCCCGAATGGGCTGCTCTTCCAGGACCTCCGGTTTGCTGAAGAAGAAGCCCTGAAAGAAGTCACACTGCCGCTCTTCCATCTCTTTGTGGACTTTTCTGGTCTCTATTTTCGAACAGATCGTTTTAATGCCGTGCTTCTGTGCGGTTTTTACAGCCTGGCCTATCAGCTCTTCATCTATCGCTTCATGATCTATCTTGATATAGGATACGATATCGAGAACATCTTCATCTTCCAGTATGGAAAGATCTTGAATATCGTTGAGTGCGAATGTGTACCCCTCCTTTTTATACTCTTTGAGAGTCCGGAGCAGGTCAGGATTTTTGAGATGCTCTTCGAAGAGTGCGAATATTAGACGCTCTTTGGGAAGCGCCTCTATCAGTTTTCTGGTAATAAAGAGGGGCGTTATCTTGATGATCCCGAGATGAGGCCCTATGACATCTTCGACACCGATCACGTTGATAAAGTTGTTTATGGCGGTTGCGCTCATTACGGTTCCGCGGTCCAGGTCCTCCGACGGCTTGTTGCCGCGGAAGAGTATCTCGTATGCGATCACACGGTTTTTACGGTCTATTATCGGCTGTCTTGCAATATAGAAAGCATCCATATTCTCTCTTTCGTTTCAAACTACTCCCGATAAGATCGGACAAAATTGCCGATTCGTTCAATTCCGGTTCTGATTGTATCGATATCGGTGGCGAAACTGAAGCGGAAATATCCGTCGCTTCCGAATCCGGCACCCGGTACTACAGCCACTCCGGCCCTCTCGAGAAGCGCTTTCGCAAACTTCATGGAGTCGGGCTCTACCTCCTTGTGGTTTACGAAGAGGTAGAATGCCCCGTCCGGTTTTATGACCGAGAGCCCCTCTATTTCGTTGAATAGTCTTGCCGCTTCGCCGCATCTGGACTCGAATGCTCTTCTCATCATCTCTATATCTTCGTCAGCGCTTCCGTCGAGCCCTTTTATGG
It encodes the following:
- a CDS encoding predicted signal transduction protein, with translation MDAFYIARQPIIDRKNRVIAYEILFRGNKPSEDLDRGTVMSATAINNFINVIGVEDVIGPHLGIIKITPLFITRKLIEALPKERLIFALFEEHLKNPDLLRTLKEYKKEGYTFALNDIQDLSILEDEDVLDIVSYIKIDHEAIDEELIGQAVKTAQKHGIKTICSKIETRKVHKEMEERQCDFFQGFFFSKPEVLEEQPIRAETGSILMLWNLIRNNASTDELVAAFEREHAITLQLLRFINSPFFSLRQTVTSIRHLITLLGRNQLSQWLLVMLFAKESQAQNGNHPLVLMVINRTELMVGLLNLIKPNASKSEHETAYLVGMLSLIHLIFHRPPREILRHLHVSEEIEDALFEGNNLYGTLLNMVRTIENNDIVKIENMLKKYNLSTKDINLLSLEAMKKVNAFDEALKLMRG